In Dromiciops gliroides isolate mDroGli1 chromosome 4, mDroGli1.pri, whole genome shotgun sequence, one DNA window encodes the following:
- the RWDD2A gene encoding RWD domain-containing protein 2A isoform X2 produces MSRASAARDRNVVFNVSEQRRSLSRGSQFLKGDVELQVAFPHNYPNAKLQLFGRSYSLDRQQQLLLNQDLTAYIETFDPGELCVCAAIQWLRDNSVPYFRKSKLFSEPVAKSKIVKFVFQRMWIYSHQICRPELRKRILECAKRLSLTGFCLTGKPGVICVEGKKEPCEEFWHTIRYPNWKHISCKHAETVQIEGNEDELHLFKTFEELQFESSGNHSYRHDYHMDLGKFLEFLKKHQSGHIFQILFGIETKQQEN; encoded by the exons ATGTCTAGAGCTTCAGCTGCTAGAGATAGAAATGTTGTTTTCAATGTTTCCGAACAAAGGAGAAGTCTGTCTCGAGGATCCCAATTCCTTAAG gGGGACGTGGAATTGCAGGTCGCCTTTCCTCACAACTATCCAAATGCTAAACTGCAGCTCTTTGGGCGGTCGTATTCCCTTGACAGACAACAGCAGTTGCTGCTCAATCAAGATCTTACTGCTTACATCGAAACCTTTGACCCTGGTGAGCTGTGCGTGTGCGCAGCAATTCAGTGGCTACGGGACAATAGTGTGCCCTATTTCCGGAAGAGTAAGCTCTTCTCGGAACCTGTTGCAAAGTCAAAGATTGTGAAGTTTGTATTTCAGCGAATGTGGATCTACAGCCACCAGATATGTCGTCCAGAACTGAGAAAGAGGATTTTGGAATGTGCAAAACGACTAAGTCTGACTGGATTTTGTCTGACAGGGAAGCCAGGTGTAATTTGTGTGGAGGGCAAAAAAGAGCCATGTGAGGAATTCTGGCACACAATCAGGTATCCCAATTGGAAGCATATTTCTTGCAAGCATGCTGAGACTGTGCAAATAGAAGGTAATGAGGATGAGTTGCACCTCTTTAAGACTTTTGAAGAATTGCAGTTTGAGTCCAGTGGTAATCATAGTTACAGGCATGATTACCACATGGATCTGGGCAAGTTCTTGGAATTCCTCAAAAAACATCAGAGTGGACATATTTTTCAGATACTGTTTGGCATTGAAACCAAACAACAGGAAAACTAA
- the RWDD2A gene encoding RWD domain-containing protein 2A isoform X1, with protein sequence MSASITECLELQLLEIEMLFSMFPNKGEVCLEDPNSLRRVRSYLKNPSGPLPPRIGFVIMVYPDYQGDVELQVAFPHNYPNAKLQLFGRSYSLDRQQQLLLNQDLTAYIETFDPGELCVCAAIQWLRDNSVPYFRKSKLFSEPVAKSKIVKFVFQRMWIYSHQICRPELRKRILECAKRLSLTGFCLTGKPGVICVEGKKEPCEEFWHTIRYPNWKHISCKHAETVQIEGNEDELHLFKTFEELQFESSGNHSYRHDYHMDLGKFLEFLKKHQSGHIFQILFGIETKQQEN encoded by the exons ATGTCGGCATCGATCACCGAATGTCTAGAGCTTCAGCTGCTAGAGATAGAAATGTTGTTTTCAATGTTTCCGAACAAAGGAGAAGTCTGTCTCGAGGATCCCAATTCCTTAAGGCGAGTGAGGTCCTACTTGAAAAATCCCAGTGGACCCCTGCCCCCCAGAATTGGGTTTGTAATTATGGTCTATCCGGACTACCAG gGGGACGTGGAATTGCAGGTCGCCTTTCCTCACAACTATCCAAATGCTAAACTGCAGCTCTTTGGGCGGTCGTATTCCCTTGACAGACAACAGCAGTTGCTGCTCAATCAAGATCTTACTGCTTACATCGAAACCTTTGACCCTGGTGAGCTGTGCGTGTGCGCAGCAATTCAGTGGCTACGGGACAATAGTGTGCCCTATTTCCGGAAGAGTAAGCTCTTCTCGGAACCTGTTGCAAAGTCAAAGATTGTGAAGTTTGTATTTCAGCGAATGTGGATCTACAGCCACCAGATATGTCGTCCAGAACTGAGAAAGAGGATTTTGGAATGTGCAAAACGACTAAGTCTGACTGGATTTTGTCTGACAGGGAAGCCAGGTGTAATTTGTGTGGAGGGCAAAAAAGAGCCATGTGAGGAATTCTGGCACACAATCAGGTATCCCAATTGGAAGCATATTTCTTGCAAGCATGCTGAGACTGTGCAAATAGAAGGTAATGAGGATGAGTTGCACCTCTTTAAGACTTTTGAAGAATTGCAGTTTGAGTCCAGTGGTAATCATAGTTACAGGCATGATTACCACATGGATCTGGGCAAGTTCTTGGAATTCCTCAAAAAACATCAGAGTGGACATATTTTTCAGATACTGTTTGGCATTGAAACCAAACAACAGGAAAACTAA